GAAGCGCTTCGTCAGCCCGCGCGCCTGCGCCAAGGGGGTGGTCATGGCATGCCCCGCCTTCATCCGTCACTCCGGTTCCCCCGAGCGGAGGGACCGCGCCGACCAGGCTTCCCGGCACACCGTGACCAACGATGCACCACGCCGGGGTTCCGGGCAATCATCCGACGCCCGACCGTGTCTTGCGAATCAGTAACGGGCCGGGCACGGCCGAACGGCGCTTGCCGGGATGATCGGGTGTGGTGCATGGTTGTCGCCGGTGCGCCGGGAAGCCTGGTCGGCACGGCTCGCCCCGACCGGGGTGGGCCGGAGGGAACTGACGAAGGCATGCCCATGGCCACCGCTGACCCCGCTGTAGTCGAGACCGCGCTCGGACCGGTCGTGATCGCGGCTGTCGAACAACACGAGCCCACCCCGCTGTTGGCCGATCCGTTCGCCCGGCACGTGCTGCCCCGCTCGGGACGCTTCCTGGTGCGGCTGAGCAGGTGGTCGTTCCTGCGGCGCGGGTTGGTCCGCGCCTCCGAGCGCCAAGCGCCGGGGATCTGGGCAAGTGTGTTGTGCCGCAAGCGTTTCATCGGCGACGTCCTGGCGCGCGCGGCGGCCGGGGGCGTGGAGTCGGTGGTGGTGCTCGGAGCCGGACTGGACACCTTGGTGCTTCGATCGGCCCTGCCCCCGGGGGTTCGGGTCTACGAGGTGGATCTCCCGGAGATCGTGCACCGCAAGCGGGCTCTCCTCGCCACGGTGCCCGGCCCGGCGACGTCTCACTCCACACTCGTTCCCATCGACTTCCAGGCGGAGAACCTGGCCGATGTCCTTGCGGTGCACGGCTATCGGGCCGAGACCAGGACGGTGTTCGTGTGGGAGGCCGTCACCCAGTACCTGACCGAGGGCGCGGTGCGCGCGACGTTGGAGTGCATGCGGGCCGCCCCCTCGGGGAGCCATCTGGTGTTCACCTACGTGCGCCAGGACTTCCTCGACGGTGACGAGTTCTACGGGGCAGAGAAGCTGCATCGCCGCTTCGGCGGCCAGAAAGGCTTGTGGCGGTTCGGGTTGCGACCCGAGCGCGTGCGGGGCTTGCTGGCCGAGTACGGCTGGCAGGAAGTCGAGCAGATGGGGGCCGCGCAGTTCCGCGGGCGCTACCTGCGGCCCGCGGGGCGCGAAGCGGCAGTGTCCGAAGTGGAACGTTCGGTCCACGCGATCCGATGACTCGCCGCGACGCTTCTGCCCGCGCCCGGCCTCGCTGTCCATAGTGGACGCTCTTTGGCAAATGCCGGGGAATACACTCCCGCGCAGTCGCACGCGCATTCCGGATTGGACGCTGAAGAACATGAAGAAGTTGATCGCATTCGGTGCCGTGGCCGCTCTCGTGCTGGGGGTGGCCACCACCGGGACCGCGCAGGCCGCCACCCCGCAGGACTACACGACCGATGCCTTCCAGCGGGACTGCCTCGCGGCCCACAACGCCTACCGCAAGCGGCACGGCGCACCGGTCCTGAAGACCGACCCGAAGATCGTCGCATTCGCCAAGGGGCGCGGCACCAGGCTCGCGGCCACCGAGATCCTCGCCCACGACGCGGCCAACTACGGCGAGAACCTGAACTGGAGCTGGAGTTCGGCAGGGCCCGCGCCCGTGCCGTGCGCGAGTGTGGTGAAGGGCTGGTACGACCAGATCAAGAACTACGACTGGAAGAACCCCGACAGCTCCTGGAAGCAGTCGGGGTTCTTCACCCAGGTCGTGTGGAAGTCCACCACCACCGTGGGGTGCGCGCAGGTCGCCGCGCTGAACGGGAAGAAGGGCGGCACCTACACGGTGTGCAACTACGCGCCCGCCGGGAACTTGATGGGATCGTTCGCCGACAACGTCAGCCGACCGCGGGGCTAGCCGCGGTCCGGCGGGTCACAACCAGGCCTTGAGGTCGGCCAGGTCGATCAGGGACATTCCCCAGCGCAGGGCGGCGGTTTCGAGGTCGGCTTCCCCGGCCATCGTGCCGTCGGGGTTCATCACCTCGCAGCACACCCCGACCGGAGGAAGGCCCGCGGCGACGCACAGGGCCACCGTCGCCTCGGTGTGCCCGGACCGCCGGGCGAGCAGCCCGGGCCGCGCGGCCAGCGGGAAGACGTGCCCAGGCCGCAGGAAGTCGCCGGGGACCGCGTCCGGATCGGCCAGCTTCCGCACGGTGGCCGCGCGTTCGGCGGCCGACACCCCGGTTCCCGTCCCCGCCGCCAGGTCGACCGGTACCGACCACGCGGTGCCCTGGCGGTCGCCCTCGCCCGGCATCGGTCCGATCTCCAGTCGCCGCAACACTTCCGGCGCACACGGAACGGCCGGAACCCGCACACCTGGATGAGCAGGAAGGTGAACGACTCCGGGCGCAGCCTCGCCCCGGCGAAGACCACATCGCCCTCGCCCTCGGTGTCCGGGTCCCACACGAGCACCCCGCCCCCGTCCGCCAGGCGGCTCAGGGCCTTCTCCACACCCGCGCGCCCGCCGACGTGCCCTGCCCAGGGCAAGCGGGACACCGCCTCGCCCACCCCCGGCCGGACCGCCGCGGGGTTGCGCTCCGCCAGCCTGCTGACCAGGTCCGGTTCCAGGTTGACCCGGTCGCCGGGCTGGAGGCCGCCGAGCGTGGTGGCCGAGCGCGTGAACGGCACCAGCACGACCGAGAACCGGTCGCGCAGCACCTCGGCGATGGTCACGCTCACCCCGTCCAGGGCGATCGGCGACTTGGCGAGCAGGCGGTCCAGCAGTCGCGCCGGAGGCCGGATCCACACCCGCAGGGCCGCGCCCTCCTCGTCGACCCGCACCACCTTGCCGACCGCGTCGACGCAGCCCTGGACCAGGTGGCCGTCCACCGGATCCCCGACCCGCAACGGAGTCTCGACGTTGACCACGGCACCCGCCACCAGCGTGTCGAACGTGGAACGGCGCTGGGTCTCCTCGGACACCACCGCCTCCAGCAGATCGCCGTCGGAGGGCCGGACCGTCAGCCGAACCCCGTTGACGCACACCGAACCGCCCTCGCCGATCCGGCTCGCGCTCCGCGGCGCGCGGACGTGCAGCAGGCCGCCCTGCACCTTCTCGACGGCACCGAGTTCGCCGATTCGCCCAGTGAACACAGACAAACACCCCGCAAACGTGACGTGACGTCCCCATGCGCCCGGCGCGGGCCGGACCGAAGGGAGCGGGGTCTTACCGCCTGGTCCCGGAATCGCACCGGGTCGTTCCACCCTCGCGGCAGAACCGGCCGACTGTACGGCCGCACCGTGGAATCACACCACGGAGGATCTTAACCCGGGATCATCAGGGGACGAGCAGGATCCGGCCGAGCTGGGCGCGGTCGTCGAGCAGTTCGTGCGCCTTCCTGACCTCGTCCAGGGGTAGCCGCGTGTGGACGGCGCCGCGGAGCCGTCCCGCCGCGACGTGTCCGGTCAGCTCCTCGACGGCCTGGGCGGCTTCCCGGGGGTGCGTCGCACGCCAGGTCGTGATGGAGAACCCGGCGACCGAGCGCAGTGCGTAGAGCTGCCGGGCCGGGAGGTCGGCGGGCTCTCCGGCCGCCATGCCGTAGATGACGAGCCTGCCTCCGGGTGCGAGCAGGTCCAGGCCCTGAGCCGTCAGCCCGCCGCCGACGGAGTCCAGCACCAGGTCGACCCCGTTCGGGGCCTCCGCGCGCACCTGGTCGGGCCAGTCCGCCGCGGTGTAGTCGACGGCGGCGTCGGCTCCGTGTTCCCGGGCGAAGGCCAGCTTCGCGGGCGATCCGGCGGTCGCGATCACCTTGCCCGCGCCGAGGAGTTTCGCCAGCTGCACCGCGATGTGCCCGATCCCGCCCGCCGCGGCGTGCACGAGCACGGTCTCGCCGCGGGCGAACCGGCCGGTGCGCAGGGTGCCGAGCGCGACCGGCGCGGTCATCGGCAGCAGGGTGGCCGCGGCGTCGTCGATCCCCTCGGGAACGGTGGCCAGCCACTCCGCGTCGGCCAGGACCTGGTCGGCGAAAGCGTCCTCGGCGAGGGCGGCGACGCGACGGCCGACCAGCGCGGCGTCCACTCCGGCTCCCGCCGCCTCGACGACGCCGACGACGTCACCGGTGAGCGTCGCGGGCAGCGGGCGGTCGTACCGCGCGCCGAGGCCCTGGCGGAACTTGCTGTCGATGAAGTTGGCGCCGATCACCTCGGCGCGCAGGCGCACCTGGCCCGGGCCCGGTTCCGGGGTGTCGGCCGGTTCGACCCGAAGGACCTCGGGGCCGCCGTAGGAGTGGTAGCGGACTCGACGCACGGTAGTCTCCTCGCCTAACTGGACTGTCGGTCAATTTGACCGTACTGGACCGCCAGTCCACTTGTCGAGAGGTCGGGAGGGACCACCATGACCGCACCCCGGCGCGAGCGCGCCGACGCCGCCCGCAACCGGCGCGCGATCCTCGCCGCCACCGAGGACCTGCTCGGTCGCCACCGCCCGGACGAGGTCACCGTCGAGCAGGTCGCGGCGGCCGCAGGGGTCGGCAAGGGCACGGTCTTCCACCGGTTCGGCAGCCGTATCGGCCTGATGACCTCGCTCATGCGGGAGCGCGCCCTGGAGCTCAACGAGGCCGTGGACTCCGGCCCGCCGCCCCTGGGCCCGGGGGCCCCGCCCCGCGAGCGGCTGCTCGCCTTCCTGTCCGCGGTCGTGGACGTGGTCGGCCGCAACAAGGGGCTGCTGGCGGCACTCGGCCAAGCCGTCGCGCCCCGCTCGCACGGCGAG
The window above is part of the Allokutzneria albata genome. Proteins encoded here:
- a CDS encoding SAM-dependent methyltransferase — protein: MVVAGAPGSLVGTARPDRGGPEGTDEGMPMATADPAVVETALGPVVIAAVEQHEPTPLLADPFARHVLPRSGRFLVRLSRWSFLRRGLVRASERQAPGIWASVLCRKRFIGDVLARAAAGGVESVVVLGAGLDTLVLRSALPPGVRVYEVDLPEIVHRKRALLATVPGPATSHSTLVPIDFQAENLADVLAVHGYRAETRTVFVWEAVTQYLTEGAVRATLECMRAAPSGSHLVFTYVRQDFLDGDEFYGAEKLHRRFGGQKGLWRFGLRPERVRGLLAEYGWQEVEQMGAAQFRGRYLRPAGREAAVSEVERSVHAIR
- a CDS encoding CAP family protein, translated to MKKLIAFGAVAALVLGVATTGTAQAATPQDYTTDAFQRDCLAAHNAYRKRHGAPVLKTDPKIVAFAKGRGTRLAATEILAHDAANYGENLNWSWSSAGPAPVPCASVVKGWYDQIKNYDWKNPDSSWKQSGFFTQVVWKSTTTVGCAQVAALNGKKGGTYTVCNYAPAGNLMGSFADNVSRPRG
- a CDS encoding 3,4-dihydroxy-2-butanone-4-phosphate synthase gives rise to the protein MPGEGDRQGTAWSVPVDLAAGTGTGVSAAERAATVRKLADPDAVPGDFLRPGHVFPLAARPGLLARRSGHTEATVALCVAAGLPPVGVCCEVMNPDGTMAGEADLETAALRWGMSLIDLADLKAWL
- a CDS encoding quinone oxidoreductase family protein, which translates into the protein MRRVRYHSYGGPEVLRVEPADTPEPGPGQVRLRAEVIGANFIDSKFRQGLGARYDRPLPATLTGDVVGVVEAAGAGVDAALVGRRVAALAEDAFADQVLADAEWLATVPEGIDDAAATLLPMTAPVALGTLRTGRFARGETVLVHAAAGGIGHIAVQLAKLLGAGKVIATAGSPAKLAFAREHGADAAVDYTAADWPDQVRAEAPNGVDLVLDSVGGGLTAQGLDLLAPGGRLVIYGMAAGEPADLPARQLYALRSVAGFSITTWRATHPREAAQAVEELTGHVAAGRLRGAVHTRLPLDEVRKAHELLDDRAQLGRILLVP
- a CDS encoding TetR/AcrR family transcriptional regulator translates to MTAPRRERADAARNRRAILAATEDLLGRHRPDEVTVEQVAAAAGVGKGTVFHRFGSRIGLMTSLMRERALELNEAVDSGPPPLGPGAPPRERLLAFLSAVVDVVGRNKGLLAALGQAVAPRSHGEDHPVYAVWHKHVSTLITAERPGVDAPLLADLLLSGLHAEPVLRLLERGETARLERALHVLAEAVLRPAD